The proteins below come from a single Poecilia reticulata strain Guanapo linkage group LG5, Guppy_female_1.0+MT, whole genome shotgun sequence genomic window:
- the LOC103465536 gene encoding SRSF protein kinase 2-like produces MSSSYAAAISALLASNQPIHQPFSETKHKSSSKKSPTPRKIPHCPLSLQNQAASPEPLGSYEEQQENSSDYGIGGYYRVEIGEIFVDRYQVLKKLGWGHFSTVWLCWDMVTKRFVALKVVKSAEMFTETALDEIKLLKCVRDSDPKDPKREKIVQLIDDFRISAPTGEHVCMVLEVLGHELLKWIVKSNYTGLPLPCVKSILKQVLQGLDYLHTKCKVIHTDIKPENILLRVDEFYLRKLAANTKLWQLPVPPPLSGSSSVNRDSREKQSVFNLFGKLTGVLHSLGEWSSKVSRNPLKQLSPKDKSRRGQRSPSEQKSDKPHVTFSEAAASNTHHFTSNSKLRGHNLKIRRQTLLFEDGLDSAPHSHRYSMGSCPNFSMDAPASGSRSALLHQTSHTEPVAPPASSARGIGDTDVPLDVLKPHNAHKIVVKIADLGNACWVHKHFSEDIQTCQYRSIEVLIGADYDTPADIWSTACMAFELATGDYLFDPQAGAAFCREEDHIAHIIELLGPLPSQFALSGRKSKQYFNRKGQLRHISKLKPWSLLEILLDKYEWPREEALQFSSFLLTMLELQPDKRATAAQCLKHPWVSS; encoded by the exons ATGTCGTCGTCCTACGCGGCCGCCATATCGGCCCTTCTTGCATCCAACCAACCGATCCATCAGCCGTtctcagaaacaaaacataagaGTAGCAGTAAAAAGAGTCCGACACCCCGCAAGATTCCCCACTGCCCTCTGTCTTTACAGAACCAGGCCGCTTCACCGGAGCCTCTGGGATCTTATGAAGAGCAACAGGAGAATTCTTCAGACTACGGCATCG GTGGTTATTACCGGGTAGAGATCGGAGAAATATTTGTCGACCGCTATCAAGTCCTTAAAAAGTTGGGATGGGGTCACTTCTCCACCGTGTGGCTCTGCTGGGACATGGT AACGAAACGCTTCGTGGCTCTGAAGGTGGTGAAGAGCGCTGAGATGTTCACGGAGACGGCGCTGGATGAGATCAAACTGCTGAAATGT GTAAGGGACAGTGACCCCAAGGATCCAAAGCGTGAGAAAATCGTGCAGCTCATCGACGACTTTAGAATCTCGGCTCCGACTGGAGAGC ACGTGTGCATGGTTCTGGAGGTTCTCGGCCACGAGCTTCTCAAGTGGATCGTCAAATCCAACTACACGGGCCTCCCCCTGCCTTGTGTTAAAAGCATCCTCAAACAG GTCTTGCAGGGTTTAGATTACCTGCACACTAAATGCAAAGTCATCCACACAGACATCAAGCCGGAAAACATCCTCCTGAGAGTGGACGAGTTTTATCTCAGGAAGCTTGCAGCCAACACAAAGCTGTGGCAGTTACccgttcctcctcctctgagcgGCAGCAGCTCGG TGAACAGAGACTCCAGAGAAAAACAG AGCGTGTTCAACTTGTTTGGGAAGCTGACGGGGGTTCTGCACAGCCTTGGCGAATGG TCCAGCAAGGTTTCCAGGAATCCGCTGAAGCAGCTATCGCCAAAGGACAAAAGCCGTCGGGGACAGAGGAGTCCGTCTGAGCAGAAGTCAGACAAGCCTCATGTGACGTTTTCTGAAGCTGCCGCTTCAAACACGCACCACTTCACCAGTAACTCAAAGCTCAGAGGTCATAACTTGAAGATAAGGAGGCAGACTTTGCTATTTGAAGATGGACTGGATAGTGCTCCACACAGCCACAGGTACTCCATGGGCTCGTGCCCAAACTTCAGCATGGACGCTCCGGCCTCCGGCTCCAGATCTGCGCTGCTCCACCAGACGTCGCACACCGAGCCCGTCGCACCTCCGGCTTCCTCAGCTAGAG GAATCGGTGACACAGATGTTCCTCTGGACGTACTGAAGCCTCACAACGCCCACAAAATTGTTGTCAAGATTGCAGATCTGGGCAATGCCTGCTGGGTG CACAAGCACTTCAGTGAAGACATTCAGACCTGCCAGTACCGCTCCATAGAGGTTCTGATTGGTGCGGACTACGACACGCCAGCTGACATTTGGAGCACCGCCTGCATG GCCTTTGAGCTGGCTACAGGAGATTACCTGTTTGACCCGCAGGCCGGAGCCGCGTTCTGCCGGGAGGAAG ATCATATTGCCCATATCATCGAGCTGCTCGGACCTCTTCCGTCCCAGTTTGCCCTTTCTGGGAGAAAATCCAAACAATACTTCAACCGGAAAG GGCAGCTGCGGCACATCTCCAAACTTAAACCGTGGAGCTTGTTGGAGATCCTGCTGGATAAGTACGAGTGGCCACGAGAGGAAGCACTCCAGTTCAGTTCGTTTCTCCTCACCATGTTGGAACTGCAGCCAGATAAAAGAGCCACAGCTGCTCAGTGTTTGAAACACCCATGGGTTTCCTCCTAG